In one Bacteroidales bacterium genomic region, the following are encoded:
- a CDS encoding DUF2461 domain-containing protein, producing MITDKTFDFLRQLKENNTREWFQANKKAYEAAKAEAEALIAITIKELNILDPMIQAPEVKDCMFRIFKDVRFSKDKSPYKTNFGAFISKGGRKTFNPGYYIHIEPGASMVAGGVYMPQPDILKLVRNEVYFNSDEFNKILEAKDFVKYFGTLDDFDKLKKPPKDFPADFPFVELLKYKSYIVSSMIDDEVVLSAKFPSLILEISKAMLPLNTFLNRAISNG from the coding sequence ATGATCACAGATAAAACATTTGATTTTCTAAGGCAATTAAAAGAGAATAATACGAGGGAGTGGTTTCAGGCAAATAAAAAGGCCTATGAAGCTGCAAAGGCAGAGGCAGAAGCGTTGATAGCGATTACCATCAAGGAGTTGAATATTTTAGATCCAATGATACAGGCACCGGAAGTCAAGGATTGCATGTTCCGGATTTTTAAAGATGTAAGATTTTCGAAGGATAAGTCTCCTTACAAAACAAATTTTGGAGCCTTTATAAGCAAAGGTGGAAGGAAGACTTTCAACCCGGGATATTATATTCATATTGAGCCGGGTGCCAGTATGGTTGCCGGGGGTGTTTATATGCCACAACCTGATATCCTGAAATTGGTCAGGAATGAAGTCTATTTCAATAGTGATGAGTTCAACAAGATATTGGAAGCAAAAGATTTTGTGAAGTATTTCGGGACTTTGGATGATTTTGATAAGTTAAAGAAGCCTCCAAAAGATTTCCCTGCAGATTTTCCATTTGTTGAATTGCTGAAATATAAGAGTTACATAGTGTCTTCAATGATTGATGATGAAGTGGTTTTATCTGCTAAATTTCCTTCCCTGATTCTTGAAATATCGAAGGCTATGTTACCACTGAATACGTTTTTGAACAGGGCGATTAGTAATGGGTG
- a CDS encoding peptide MFS transporter encodes MFKNHPKGLLAAALANMGERFGFYTMMGILVLFLQAKFGLSGTNAGLIYSIFYFSIYILAFVGGLIADRTRNYKGTILVGLVVMAIGYFMIAFPTPTPVSNQTLFLIITCIGLFTIAFGNGLFKGNLQALVGQMYDNSTYSKMRDSGFSLFYMFINVGALFAPLIAVAVRNGWLGSHGFEYNSSLPELCHAYLNKTITPEAQEKLSTLANEVSRGVPVTDLDAFVNAYLNVFTTGFHYAFGVAIFAMAISLVIYLVNKKTFPNPAPKVSTSKSTDPSAIHMDVKEIKQRMYALFAVFGVVIFFWFSFHQNGLTLTYFAKDYTDLSILKINLGFTVIKGAEIFQSINPFFIVLLTPIIMGLFGWLRAKGIEPSTPKKIAIGMFIAALAYFVMSMGSFGLPLKSEVEAMGGLPEPEKVTPFLLIGTYFILTVAELFISPLGIAFVSKVAPPQYQGIMQGGWLGATAIGNQLLFIGAILYQDVPIWLTWSVFVVACLISMLTMLFMLRWLERVAK; translated from the coding sequence ATGTTTAAGAATCATCCAAAAGGATTACTAGCGGCGGCCCTTGCTAACATGGGCGAGCGATTTGGGTTCTATACTATGATGGGGATTCTGGTTTTGTTTTTGCAAGCCAAATTTGGGCTTTCAGGAACTAATGCCGGACTTATCTATTCCATCTTCTATTTTTCAATCTATATCCTCGCATTTGTAGGAGGATTAATAGCAGATAGAACCCGGAATTATAAAGGAACTATACTTGTTGGACTTGTGGTAATGGCAATAGGATATTTCATGATTGCTTTCCCAACACCCACACCAGTATCAAATCAAACCTTATTTCTGATTATTACTTGTATTGGACTATTCACCATCGCTTTTGGAAACGGACTTTTCAAAGGAAACCTGCAGGCTTTGGTAGGACAGATGTATGATAATAGTACCTATTCAAAAATGCGGGATAGCGGGTTTTCATTATTCTATATGTTTATCAATGTAGGTGCCCTGTTTGCCCCATTGATTGCAGTAGCTGTAAGAAATGGCTGGCTTGGCAGTCATGGCTTCGAATACAATTCAAGTCTACCTGAACTTTGTCATGCATATCTGAATAAAACCATTACCCCTGAAGCCCAGGAAAAACTAAGTACCCTGGCCAATGAAGTAAGCCGCGGTGTTCCCGTGACCGATCTTGATGCTTTTGTAAATGCCTACCTGAATGTATTTACAACAGGATTCCATTATGCTTTTGGAGTTGCCATATTTGCAATGGCAATATCATTGGTTATTTACCTGGTGAACAAGAAAACATTCCCTAATCCTGCGCCTAAGGTTTCAACATCAAAAAGCACTGATCCATCTGCCATTCACATGGATGTTAAAGAAATCAAACAACGCATGTATGCATTGTTTGCAGTATTCGGTGTAGTGATCTTTTTCTGGTTTTCATTCCATCAAAATGGGCTCACGCTTACATACTTTGCAAAAGACTATACCGATCTTAGCATTCTAAAAATTAACCTGGGATTTACAGTTATCAAAGGGGCTGAAATCTTCCAGTCAATTAATCCGTTTTTTATTGTCCTTCTCACACCTATTATTATGGGCCTTTTTGGCTGGCTCCGCGCAAAAGGAATCGAGCCTTCAACTCCCAAAAAGATTGCCATCGGTATGTTTATAGCAGCTCTGGCTTATTTCGTGATGTCAATGGGTTCTTTTGGACTTCCTTTGAAATCAGAAGTTGAAGCTATGGGTGGCTTACCTGAACCTGAGAAAGTAACTCCATTCCTTCTTATTGGCACCTATTTTATCCTGACTGTTGCAGAACTTTTCATTAGTCCATTAGGAATCGCTTTTGTTTCAAAAGTAGCACCTCCTCAATACCAGGGTATAATGCAAGGTGGATGGCTGGGAGCAACAGCTATAGGAAATCAACTGCTCTTTATCGGTGCAATTCTTTATCAGGATGTACCCATCTGGCTTACCTGGTCAGTATTTGTTGTAGCTTGTCTTATTTCAATGCTCACAATGTTATTTATGTTGAGATGGCTTGAAAGAGTAGCTAAATAG
- a CDS encoding T9SS type A sorting domain-containing protein — protein sequence MKKFTLLILVIAVSSFSSFAQKTTHQINKSTIGETTILTDFTEFSDDFEAGMSKWTVTNNWGLTTSKSHSPSNSLSESPTGNYTNSQTSYCTMTNGVDLSAKMSASVSFWAQYKIEAAFDYMYLDVSTDNFTTFTNLEVFDGEVTTWTQYTYSLGGFVGLGNNNIKLRFRFISDQGFVMDGMYIDDFVITSSDEDHSPPLVLSAAPEFYEGVLGEYVVGADIIDISGLATVQCTYNVDGVAQTPVPGVLATEDHYTFTIPAQSAGSNVDYIIEATDASTFANSVSTAEAYYIAGEYYKYDNAQVDFFVSFVASEGAAVAFSLNGPTHLATALIRNYIDIEHNNSDMLFHIWSAGPGGPGTDLITPFTVTPEASLSNTSPMTRIDLRPYMAQLSNLTGDIFVGFTVLNDTVNLTETNPGSTGRSFFFDGSAWGVASGADFHFRLITTGSGVGVPEAEGKSFTLAPNPMDHYTFVSISETLLQPRIELYNMEGRKLDIKQYIQGDKIQLVRGQLTSGLYLLKVMDGNKIVGQEKLMIK from the coding sequence ATGAAAAAATTTACCCTTCTGATCCTGGTGATCGCTGTATCATCATTTTCATCCTTTGCTCAAAAAACTACCCATCAGATAAATAAATCAACTATTGGGGAAACTACTATCCTTACTGACTTTACAGAGTTTTCTGATGACTTTGAAGCTGGTATGTCCAAATGGACAGTAACCAATAACTGGGGACTTACTACCAGTAAATCCCACTCTCCATCGAATTCCCTGAGTGAAAGTCCTACAGGCAATTACACCAACTCCCAAACCTCCTATTGCACTATGACCAATGGGGTTGACCTTTCAGCAAAAATGTCGGCTTCTGTATCTTTCTGGGCACAATACAAGATTGAAGCTGCGTTTGATTATATGTACCTTGATGTTTCCACTGACAACTTCACAACCTTTACCAATCTTGAAGTATTTGATGGAGAAGTTACCACCTGGACTCAATACACTTACTCATTAGGAGGATTTGTGGGCCTGGGAAATAATAACATTAAACTGCGGTTCCGCTTTATTTCCGACCAGGGTTTCGTAATGGATGGAATGTATATTGATGACTTCGTAATTACAAGTTCCGATGAAGACCATTCCCCCCCATTAGTACTCTCTGCAGCCCCTGAGTTCTATGAAGGCGTATTAGGAGAATACGTAGTTGGTGCTGATATCATTGATATTTCCGGTCTTGCAACGGTGCAATGTACTTACAATGTTGATGGAGTTGCCCAGACTCCTGTACCAGGTGTGTTAGCAACAGAAGATCATTATACATTCACTATTCCTGCACAGAGTGCCGGTTCCAATGTGGATTATATCATTGAAGCTACTGATGCTTCCACCTTCGCAAATAGCGTTTCTACTGCTGAAGCTTATTATATCGCTGGTGAATATTACAAATACGATAATGCACAGGTCGACTTTTTCGTATCATTCGTTGCTTCAGAAGGAGCTGCTGTTGCATTCTCTCTTAATGGTCCAACCCATTTGGCTACTGCCCTCATCAGGAATTATATAGATATTGAACATAATAATTCCGATATGCTCTTTCACATTTGGTCAGCAGGGCCGGGCGGACCAGGGACAGATCTTATTACTCCATTTACTGTAACACCGGAAGCATCACTTTCCAACACCTCACCAATGACCCGGATAGACCTCAGGCCATATATGGCACAACTGAGTAACCTGACCGGAGATATCTTTGTTGGCTTTACAGTACTTAATGACACTGTAAACCTGACTGAAACAAATCCAGGCAGTACAGGAAGATCATTCTTCTTTGACGGGTCAGCATGGGGTGTAGCCTCAGGAGCAGATTTCCACTTCAGGTTGATCACCACTGGCTCAGGTGTAGGAGTTCCGGAAGCAGAAGGAAAAAGCTTCACACTTGCTCCAAATCCTATGGATCATTACACATTTGTCTCTATATCAGAGACCCTTCTCCAGCCCAGAATTGAACTTTACAACATGGAAGGCAGAAAACTTGATATAAAACAATATATCCAGGGTGATAAAATCCAGCTTGTCAGAGGACAACTCACCAGCGGTCTATATTTACTTAAAGTAATGGATGGAAATAAAATCGTTGGACAGGAAAAACTTATGATAAAATAA
- a CDS encoding TIGR01212 family radical SAM protein (This family includes YhcC from E. coli K-12, an uncharacterized radical SAM protein.), with the protein MITSENIFPWNHQRRFNSYAEHFRKEFGRRVQKVTIDAGFTCPNRDGTKSTGGCTYCDNDAFNPSYCQPHKSIEQQITEGIEFHRVRYRRATHFLAYFQAFSNTYASLDELKKLYNEALAVPGVIGLVIGTRPDCIDDEKLEYFADLAKKYHIIIEYGIESCNNTTLERINRQHTFEDSVEAIKKTADYGIRTGAHLIFGLPGETRQEMLNNASLLSTLPLNNIKFHQLQIIKNTAMALDYSKHPEDYHLFSLEEYIEFIIQFVERLNPEFVIERFTSEVPPRYHVGPGWGNLRTDQIMLMIEKKMEELETWQGRLFTNI; encoded by the coding sequence ATGATAACCTCAGAAAACATATTTCCCTGGAATCACCAGCGACGGTTCAACTCGTATGCTGAACATTTCAGAAAAGAATTTGGCCGTCGGGTACAGAAAGTAACCATCGATGCCGGTTTTACCTGTCCGAACAGGGATGGCACCAAATCAACAGGAGGATGCACCTATTGTGATAATGATGCATTTAACCCTTCCTATTGCCAGCCTCATAAATCAATAGAGCAACAGATAACCGAAGGAATTGAATTCCATAGGGTCCGCTATAGGCGTGCCACCCATTTTCTCGCCTATTTCCAGGCTTTTTCTAACACCTATGCCTCTCTTGATGAACTGAAAAAGCTATACAATGAAGCTCTTGCAGTACCTGGTGTTATTGGACTGGTTATTGGCACCCGTCCAGATTGCATTGATGACGAAAAACTGGAATATTTTGCAGATCTGGCTAAAAAATATCACATCATCATAGAATATGGGATTGAATCCTGTAATAATACTACACTGGAACGTATCAACAGGCAACACACCTTTGAAGATAGTGTTGAAGCCATAAAAAAAACTGCTGACTATGGAATCAGAACAGGTGCCCATCTTATCTTCGGATTACCAGGCGAAACAAGGCAGGAAATGCTGAATAATGCCTCACTCCTCTCAACCCTTCCTTTGAATAATATTAAATTTCATCAACTTCAAATCATAAAAAATACAGCCATGGCATTAGATTATTCCAAACACCCTGAAGATTACCATCTTTTTAGCCTGGAAGAGTATATTGAATTCATCATTCAATTCGTAGAACGCTTAAATCCAGAATTTGTAATTGAACGGTTTACCTCTGAAGTACCTCCCCGATACCATGTTGGGCCTGGTTGGGGTAACCTTCGAACTGACCAGATTATGTTGATGATTGAAAAAAAAATGGAGGAATTGGAAACATGGCAGGGGCGACTTTTTACAAATATCTGA
- a CDS encoding helix-hairpin-helix domain-containing protein, whose amino-acid sequence MKTLASKLLIFIVIICQSHEVHSQTLDSLVGEPESLLEGMMEQYTSATSSETDFSQWFLELETLKFRPVNINSMNQEELQRLPLLNDQQIMNLQAYTREYGLLASIYELQWIDGFNQVFIDRIAPYITIEFRQEDDFKLKNAFKYGHSKIEMRYQRIIEDQSGYEKVSDSQIFLKPNYYYTGNQDGLAIRYRYSYRDQLQLGIVAEKDAGEALFGGPDSLRKGFDYYSWHLYLKNIRKLSYLALGDYQVQFGQGLTLSTGLSMGMISGILPSRKRATLIKPHNSFNENTFFRGIAAGIRQKRFLFTTFYSMRKKDGNLVNSDSTEDASAFVTSIQESGYHRTIAEIADKKVISEQLMGLNIQWSGSHVLYGATFYHSGYSLEIQKKSDPSDLTSNGTAGGNYLGVDYSYSYKRMILYGEGSYQLNGGYAFIQGLNLSLHPMLTVSSFYRSTGFNYINNYSAISGSSGTNKSEWYMGIETVFKRFSITAYTDLQQYSWLRYRVDSPSLGSSQGIELFFTLGRKGETSFRYKNSINAMNMDLELEKVQKIGYSKKQDFQWTLSYQPLPWLRIGNKVYISQLQSADAAKEKAYMISQDLKIQAFGSKLGFMLRYTMFDTDSYESRLYSYENDLPSSFSVPALNGRGSRYYLMLQLNMIKDTDIWIRYSRTCFPSATHISEGSSQIASDHKSDIRLMVSFRF is encoded by the coding sequence ATGAAAACATTAGCTTCTAAATTGCTGATATTTATTGTTATTATTTGTCAATCCCATGAGGTTCATTCTCAAACCCTGGATAGCCTTGTTGGTGAACCGGAAAGTCTGCTCGAGGGAATGATGGAACAATACACTTCAGCGACTTCTTCAGAGACAGACTTCAGTCAATGGTTCCTCGAACTGGAAACCCTGAAATTCCGCCCGGTAAACATCAATTCCATGAATCAGGAAGAACTACAAAGGCTTCCTTTACTCAACGATCAGCAGATCATGAATCTTCAGGCTTATACCAGGGAATATGGCTTACTGGCTTCAATTTATGAGTTGCAATGGATTGACGGGTTTAATCAAGTCTTCATCGACCGTATTGCTCCTTATATCACGATTGAGTTCAGGCAGGAAGATGATTTTAAACTAAAAAATGCTTTTAAGTATGGTCATTCTAAAATTGAAATGAGATACCAGAGAATTATTGAAGACCAGTCTGGTTATGAAAAGGTTTCAGATAGCCAGATTTTTCTTAAACCCAATTATTATTACACCGGCAACCAGGACGGATTAGCCATCCGATACCGATACTCTTACCGGGATCAGCTTCAACTGGGCATCGTTGCGGAAAAAGATGCCGGGGAGGCATTGTTTGGTGGCCCTGATTCCTTAAGAAAAGGATTTGATTATTATTCATGGCATCTTTACCTGAAAAATATCAGGAAGTTATCCTACCTGGCTCTGGGAGATTACCAGGTCCAGTTTGGACAAGGGTTAACGCTGTCAACAGGACTTTCCATGGGGATGATATCGGGAATCCTGCCTTCCAGGAAAAGAGCTACCCTAATCAAACCCCATAACTCATTTAATGAAAATACATTTTTTCGGGGCATTGCTGCAGGGATCCGCCAGAAACGATTCTTATTTACAACCTTTTATTCGATGAGAAAAAAAGATGGTAACCTGGTAAATTCCGACTCCACAGAAGATGCATCAGCATTTGTAACCTCTATTCAGGAATCCGGGTATCACCGGACAATTGCTGAGATTGCCGACAAAAAGGTCATTTCAGAACAACTGATGGGGTTAAACATCCAATGGTCCGGATCCCATGTGCTTTACGGAGCAACATTTTACCATTCCGGCTATTCGCTTGAGATCCAGAAGAAATCAGATCCATCTGATTTAACATCAAATGGAACAGCTGGTGGAAATTATTTGGGAGTGGATTATTCCTATTCCTACAAAAGGATGATTTTGTATGGTGAAGGCTCTTATCAATTAAATGGTGGATATGCTTTTATCCAGGGATTAAATTTATCGCTTCATCCAATGCTGACTGTCTCCTCTTTTTATAGAAGCACTGGTTTCAATTATATAAATAATTATTCAGCCATTTCCGGCAGTTCCGGTACTAATAAAAGTGAATGGTATATGGGAATTGAAACGGTTTTTAAAAGATTCAGCATCACTGCATATACCGATCTGCAGCAATATTCCTGGTTACGTTACAGGGTTGATTCCCCTTCGCTGGGCTCAAGCCAGGGCATAGAATTATTTTTCACTTTAGGCAGGAAAGGTGAAACAAGTTTCAGGTATAAGAATTCCATCAATGCAATGAACATGGATTTGGAGTTAGAAAAGGTTCAAAAGATCGGATATTCAAAAAAGCAGGATTTTCAGTGGACTTTATCTTATCAACCTCTTCCATGGCTGAGAATTGGCAATAAAGTATATATAAGTCAATTACAATCAGCAGATGCAGCAAAAGAGAAGGCCTACATGATCAGTCAGGATTTAAAAATCCAGGCATTTGGTTCAAAACTGGGTTTCATGCTCCGCTACACGATGTTTGATACCGATTCCTACGAATCCCGGTTGTATTCCTACGAAAACGACCTCCCTTCCAGTTTTTCAGTACCTGCACTAAATGGAAGAGGAAGCAGGTATTACCTTATGTTGCAGCTAAATATGATTAAAGATACCGATATTTGGATTCGCTATTCCAGGACCTGTTTCCCTTCTGCAACTCATATTTCAGAAGGCTCCAGCCAGATAGCGTCGGATCACAAAAGCGATATCAGGTTGATGGTATCATTCAGATTTTAA